The Methylophilus sp. TWE2 region CTGTGACGTACCAGGAGAAACGTCTGGCCGTGCTGGTGCTGGCCGCAAGTAAAACCCTGACCGAGCGGGATCAAACCTTTATTGAGCGTTTATCGGCGCAACTGGGCGTCGCACTTCACAATATCCAGCAGTACGGCGATCTTAAACTCTTGGCCGAACAACTACGCCTGCGTAGCGAAGAAATTGGCTTAAAGAACGAGCAATTATTGGAAGCCGACCGGATGAAGTCAGAGTTTCTTGCCACCATGTCGCATGAGCTACGCACGCCTTTGAATGCCATTATCGGCTTTTCCGAGATTCTCAGGGATGGCTTGATTGGGCAATTGACGGATAAACAGAAGGCTTACGTCAATGATATTTTTGAGAGTGGTCAACACTTGCTCTCACTGATTAACGATGTGCTCGATTTATCCAAGATAGAAGCCGGACGGATGGTGCTGGAGGTGGAGATTATCGACCCCAGGGCATTGCTGCAAAACTGTCTTTCCATCATTAAGGAAAAAGCAGTCGCCCAGCGGGTCCAATTACAGACAGAGGTGTCGGAAGCTTTGGGCGCTGCCTGGTTAGATGCACGCAAAGTGAAGCAAATTGTGTATAACCTGTTGTCGAATGCGGTCAAATTCACGCCTGAGGGTGGGCAAGTCACTTTACGGGCGCAACTGGTTGAGCGCGAGGCGATACTGGCCAAAACAAGACATATTTCGGGCAGCCACATCTCAGGGCTAGGCAACGACACGCCATTTATTGAAATTGCCATTACGGATACGGGCATCGGCATTGAACCACAGGATATTCCACGTCTGTTTCAACCTTTTGTCCAGGTGGAGAGCACGTTGTCGCGCCGTTTTGAAGGCACCGGGCTGGGATTGGCGCTGGTACGCAAGCTGGCTGAAATGCACGGTGGCGCTGTGGCTGTAACCAGTACTCCTGGTAAGGGCAGTACATTTACCGTCTGGTTGCAATACAAGTCCAGTTCGCCAGAAACTGCTTCTGGCCCCATGGCCACGGCTGACGGCATGCGGCCACTGCCAAGCAGTGAGCCACCACATGTGTTAGTGCTGGAAGATGATGACCGCGCTGCTGATCTGATCCGACTACAGCTTGAGGCAGACCATTGCAAGGTGACGCGGGCAGCCACAGCCGAAATTGCCCTGGCGATTCTGGCAGGTGATCCACCGCCAGATTTGATTACGCTGGATATTTTGCTGCCTGGCATGGATGGCTGGGAGTTTCTGAGCAAACTCAAGGCCGACAAAAGGCTGGCACATGTGCCGGTGGTGATTCTGTCTATTGTGGCAGACAGCAACCGCGGGTTGTCGCTGGGGGCTGCACAAGTGCTGCAAAAGCCCGTGTCGGCAGAAGATTTGCAAACGGCCTTGTGCAAGCTGGGCTTTGTGAAGCCGGTTGATCAACAGCCAGGGTTAAATGTGTTGGTGGTGGACGATGACCCCAAAGCGGTCGAAATCATTTCCACCTATCTTGAGCATGCCAACCACGCTGTGTTGCGTGCCTACAGCGGCAGTGAGGCCATACACATTGCAAAATCACAAACGCCAGATTTGATTGTGCTGGATTTGATGATGCCGGAAATCAGCGGGTTTGAAGTGGTTGAAGATTTAAAGCTGGATAAGCGCACGGCTAAAATACCCATCATCATCGTCACCTCCAAATTCCTCACACCTGACGAACGGCAGATGCTCAAAGGCCAGGTGCTGGCAGTGCTGGAAAAGTCTGAATTCAATCATGGCAATTTCATCAGTGAAGTCCATCGTGCATTAGCGGGTAAGCGTGGCCGCCAGGCACCGCGAAAAAATAAAGGCAAGCATGGCAAGCATACTGATCATTGAGGATAACGCCATGAATATGCGTCTGGCGCAATTGATTCTGGAAACTGCAGGCCATGAAGTATTACAGGCGGTCAATGCGCAGGAGGGCATGGAGATTGCCCGTAGCCAGTCTCCAGCGATGATATTAATGGATATCCAGTTGCCAGGCATGGATGGTCTGACCGCTACCCAATTGCTTAAAAAAGATGCAGATACCAGGCACATCAAGATTGTTGCGTTGACGGCTTTTGCCATGAAAGGGGATGAAGAAAAAATGCGGGCGGCAGGGTGCGATGGTTACATCGCCAAACCTATCCGCTACAAAGCGTTTCTGGAAACAATTGAAGCCTTACTCTAATCAAAACAATACGCAGGAAGGGGGTATAAATTGGACATGAAAGTGACACGCAAGACCATACTCATCGTTGATGATGAAGCAACTAACCGTACCTATCTGGAGACGCTGCTCAGCGCTGAAGGCTATGCCACCTTGCAGGCACAGGACGGGAAAATGGCCTATGACATGATACTGGCACATCGGCCTGACTTGATCCTGCTGGATGCCATGATGCCCGTGCTGGATGGTTTCGAGTTGGCTGAACAGCTAAAGAGTCATCAAACCACCAAGATTATTCCCATCATTATGCTCACTGCCCTGGCCGATAGAGAATCCAAAATGCGCGCCTTGCAATGCGGTGTTGAGGAGTTTGTGACCAAGCCTGTCGACCGGGCAGAACTCTGGATCAGGGTCCGTAACCTGCTACGCCTCAAGGAATATAATGACTTCCTGGCGGATTACAGTCATACGCTGGAAGAGCAGGTAGAAGAGCGGACCGCACAACTGGTGGCCAGTTACTTTGATTCCATGTTCAGCATTATGCGTGCTGCAGAGTTTCGCGATGAGGAAACAGGCGCCCATATTCACCGCATTGCATTCTTCTGCAAAGAGCTGGCCGCCGATTTAGGCATGCCTGCAGACTTTATTGATACGATTTATCATGCCAGCCCGCTGCATGATGTGGGCAAGATTGGGATTCCTGATCATATCCTGCTCAAACCCGGCCCGCATACAGCTGAGGAGTGGGCCATCATGAAAACCCATTCCGCATTGGGCGACAGTATCCTCGGTCACGGCAAGGGTACTTCCCCTTTTATGATGATGGGGGCAGAGATTGCCTTGAATCATCATGAACGGTGGGATGGCAGTGGTTACCCGAATGGCCTGAAAGGGGAAGAGATTCCGCTGTCTGCGCGCATTATGATGATGAGTGATGTCTATGATGCGCTACGCAGCAAGCGCCCATATAAACCGGCGTTTACGCACGAGCATGCAGTTAAAATCATTATGGAAGGAGATGGCCGAACACAGCCTGTTCATTTTGACCCCATGATTCTTGACGCTTTTAAAAAACTTTCTGCGCGTTTCAGGGATATTTTTGAAGAACATGCCGATCCAGCAGCATGACATGGGTAAAAATGATGGCTTTACCTCCTGATCCTCGTCTTTGGATACCCCCTCCCACGGAGGGCTGCATATTGATCCTTATGACACTTGATAAGACGGTGCGTTATTGACCTTGCAGGGTGAAGTTCCCAGGCCTGAAAAGTCCTCACATCCTTTATTAGTCCGATTGGGCTATCAAGAAAAATGCCTGCAGGTTTTATAATGCTCAGCATAAATAGGGTTTGTTTCATATAAAGGGTGCTTCTATAAATTCAACTTCCGTCGCCATGCGGTGTTGCTCATAAAAAATTTCTCCTTACATATTACCTATATGCTGCGTCAAATTTTTTAATCGCGCCTTGTCTGGCTTAGCAATTTGAATTTATAGAAGCACCCTACAGAAGCTTGATGATTGCATACAAAGCTTCAGCGTCCCATAAACTGCTCGGACATGTCACGTCAAGTGATGTCTTCGATGATTCGATGGTCTGTTCACAAAGTCTGTCCCCCCTTTATCAACGCGTGTTGATCTCAATGTTGGCTGCTTGGAAAATGCTGCTTTCAGTAAACGCTTTTTTAACCCAGTTGGATTGGCTGCACTTGCGCGCATGTCTTTTTTTAGCGATGACGGTATGTCATTGCGTCATGAATGTTCAGAGATTGTTTAAAAGATGATCAGCATACGGTATTACAACTATTTCGATGAAGACCTTCTCCGGGCCAGGTACTTCTCCCTCTTGCCTTATGTGCCTGTGGTGATTGTGGCGGCGGTGGTGGCCATGCTCACGCAGATCTCCGTGTTTCATTCCACTGAGCCATTCTTGTGGTCATTTGTGATTCCAGGCTTGCTGACCGTGGTGTCGGCGGGGGTGTTTGTGTACTGGTTTTTTCACCGCAAGGAGCAGCCAGACATTGCCATCGTCAGGCGTCGCTTGCAATTTTTTGCCAGTTTGCTGGTGGTGGCCGGCATCACAACCATTATTTGTGATTTGCATCTTTTGCAACATTCTGCTGGCTACAGCCGCTATTTCCTGATTGTACAAATGACCTTATATGGGATCTGCTTTCCATTTTTGCTCGTGAGCCTGGGACGCCCGGCCTATATCTACAACCTCATGCTCATTACGACCACGGTGTTTTACCTGTTGTATGCCGATGTCGAATACGCCCAGCCCTTTGCCTTTATGATCCTGGTTTTTGAGGCTGGGATGCTCGCGGCCATGCACCGGCGCAATAAAGGATTTGACTCGCTGGTATTCAGCTCACTCCACGCGCAGCAGCTGGCCATTGAAAATGCGCGCCTGGCCAACGTTGATATCCTGACCGGGTTGCCTAATCGCCGCCAGTTTTTTGCAGCAATTAAGGCTCAATCGCTAGATCATTTAAAAACGACAGGGATGCGCTTTGCCATCGGCATTATTGACCTGGATAGATTCAAATTGGTCAATGATTCGCATGGCCACAGGGTGGGTGATCTGGTGTTGATAGAAATTGCACGACGACTCAGTGAGTATGATGACTGTCACCAGCCGATCAGTTTCTATCGCCTGGGCGGGGATGAATTTGCTTTTCACAAGCATTTTGGTGGCGATGAAGCTGGCTTGAAAAGCTTGGGGCAAGCACTGATTGCGCTCATTGAACAACCGGTGTCGGTAGATGGCCTGGTATTCCACCTCAGCGCATCTACCGGGATCGCCGTGTTCCCCGACGTGGACGATTCAACCGAAAAGCTGTACGAATACGCAGATTATGCGCTCTACCAGGCTAAAAATAGTGGCCGTGGACATCCCGAGCTATTCTCGCCACAGCATCTTGGCAGTTTGCAGGCCAGGACTCAAACCGAACGGGCGTTACGCACTGCGAATATCAGGCAGGAGTTTTCCACGGTATTCCAGCCCATCGTCAATACGACAGCCAATCGCCCTGTGGCGTTTGAATGTCTCGCCCGCTGGCATAGCCCCGTCATCGGAGAGGTCACACCTAATGAATTTATTCCTGTCGCAGAAAGTATCGGCCTGATTTCGAATATCACACTGGTGCTGTTCGAAAAAGCAATACAGGCCATGCGTGACTGGCCGGAACAGGTCGGTTTGTCATTCAATTTGTCGGCCAACGATATTACTAACGATAAAGTGATCCATGACCTGATCCAGATGATTGCCGGCAGTGGCGTAGAGGCACAACGTTTTACTTTTGAGCTGACGGAAACGGCCTTGCTGCAAGATTATCTTTCGACCAGGAATAATATCGAATTATTGCGTCAGGCAGGCGTGGCCCTGGCGCTGGATGACTTTGGCACAGGTTACTCCAGCTTGAGTCATGTGCAAGGTTTGCCCTTGAATAAAATCAAGGTCGACCGAAGCTTTGTGCACGACATTGAAACCAACCCGAAAAGTAAAATGATCGTCAGTTCGATTTTGGTTTTATGCCGTGGCATAGGCATCGATTGTGTGGTGGAGGGGGCAGAGTCAAGAAGCCAGATTGAGCTTTTACAGGCCATGGGCTGCCATATTATCCAGGGGTTTTATTACGCCCAGCCCATGAACGCACAAGCGATCCCAGCATTTCTGGCAACCACCAGCTCACCCCGCTAAAACTGGCGGTTCCAGCCTTGCAGCCAATGTAGTGCGGTTTCCTGGTCCATTGGCCGTGCAAAGTAATAGCCCTGGCCATAACGGCAGCCCAACTCACGCAGGCCGATGGCTGCCAGCGTGTTTTCAATGCCTTCGGCAATCGTTTCCATCTTCAGGCTTTCTGCCAGCTTGAGGGTGGAGGCAATCACCTTTCTTGATTTTGAGGAGGCTTCCAGGGTACTGACCAACGACTTGTCTATTTTAAGCTCGGTAAAAGGCAGGTTTGCCAGCAGCGACATCGAAACGTTATTGTTACCAAAGTCATCAAGACTTAATTTAAAGCCTTCTGTGCGGAGCCGTGAAAGGATTTGTTTTGCTTGTTCCGGATCTTCCAGCGTCGCGGTTTCTGTCAGCTCAAGGATGACTCGTTCAGGGGGTAAATCGCAGGCTTGGCATGCACTGACTAATACATTCGTCAGCGACTGGTCTCTAAAGCTGTTGGCCGAAATGTTCAGGGAGAACGACAGCGTGTTGCCAAGCGAGCGGATAAAATGAAAGCCTGTTTCTATGACAATCTGAGTCAGCTGGGTAATTTGGCCTGTCATTTCGGCAACAGGGATAAACAGGTCGGGTAGTTTGATACCGAGCACCGGGTGGTTCCAGCGTAATAATCCCTCAAATCCGATCACCTTGCCGTTCACTAAGTCTATCTGTGGTTGATAAAACACCGTAAATTCATGATTGCGGATAGCTTCGTCTATCGTCTTGGCGTCGACAATCAGAGGCTGTGTACTGAGATCGCTGCCAGTATGCGCATGCAGGTCGACAGAGGCCTGATCAGAGAGCATGTTTCTGAGGATATGCTGGTGAAAAGGGTAGTGCAAAATGCCGCGGATATTGAGTTGATATTGGATGGCAGCGAGTTGTACTGCGGGCAGGGCGGCGGTGCCTATGCCACTGGTTAAAATAATCGAAGACTGGCACTGATGTTGGGCCAGCGTTTGCAACAGGCTCACGCCATGCACGCCGGGCATCAGGATGTCGATCGCCAGATGGGAGGGTCTTTCAGCCAGGAATGCTGCCATAAAAAGGTTGGCATCATCAAAAATTCTGACTTCAAACCCCTGGGTCTGAGCTTCACTGGCGATGATCTCGGCATCATTTCCATCATCATCCAGAATTAAAAGAGTACTTGCACGCATAGAGTAACCTCCATTTTTAGCGATTAACCACTGCTGGATAGACATCCCTGAGTGAAGCGCATACCAATCTAAATGTGAAGAATATTTATATTAATGTATTTTTGTGAAAACTGTATAGTCTTATTGGGTGTTCAATTGAAAAGTCGTTCATGCTGACATGATGTGTCGCGGGATTGGCGACCCAAACAGCCATCTATGGCGAAACTCAATGGCTTATTATGCAATAGGCGTGGCGGCGTGACCAAGATAGGCCTGAATCTCTGCTTCAGACATGGGCTTTGCAAAATAATAGCCTTGGACCCACTGGCAACCCATCGCTTGCAGGAATCTGACCTGGCTTTCGGTTTCTGCCCCTTCGGCCACGCATTCCATATGCATGCCCTGGCACAAAGCCAGAATTGACCGCACGATGGTTTGGCTGGTGGTATTGGTTTCAATATCCTTGATGAAACTGCGATCTATCTTCAGTTTATCCAGAGGCAGGTGCTGTACATGGCTTAAACTCGAGTATCCCGTGCCAAAGTCATCCAGCGCGACTTTGGCGCCTGCCTGGCGTAAGCGCTTGATGTTTTCCCTGGCTGTTTCAAAATCCTGCAGCAAGGCAGTTTCTGTGATTTCAAAGACAAATCTGCCAGGCCGTAGATGGCTGGTTTGCATCATGCTGATCAAATCTTCAATCACCGCCTGGTTGGTGACATCGTAGGCCGATAAATTGAAAGACAGGCGAATCTCTTCTGGCCAGTGAGTCATGCAGTGAATGGCGCGGCGAAACATCAGTTTGGTGATGTCGGTGATCATCCCCAGGCTTTCCGCCACGGGAATAAACAGCACTGGGGAGACGTCACCCAGAGTCGGGCTGCGCCAGCGTGCCAGACTTTCGAAAGCGCCCACCTCACCGGTATCAATGTCGATAATCGGCTGGAATACCGGGAATAATTCTGCATGGATATCCGCCGCCCGCAGTGCCTGGTCTATCCGGTTTAATTGCTGGCGCTCTTTTTCCAGGGTATCGGAATAGATTTCGAGGTTGCCGCGCTCGGTACGCTTGACGTGATACAGGGCAAAGTCGGCATGCTCATACAGGGTTTGTGCCGAGGTCTGCTGGTCACAGACAATACAGGCCCCCATGGAGGCTTTGATGACTATCCGCAGGCCATCAATGCTGATGGGTTGCGAAATGGCCTGGTTGA contains the following coding sequences:
- a CDS encoding EAL domain-containing protein: MRASTLLILDDDGNDAEIIASEAQTQGFEVRIFDDANLFMAAFLAERPSHLAIDILMPGVHGVSLLQTLAQHQCQSSIILTSGIGTAALPAVQLAAIQYQLNIRGILHYPFHQHILRNMLSDQASVDLHAHTGSDLSTQPLIVDAKTIDEAIRNHEFTVFYQPQIDLVNGKVIGFEGLLRWNHPVLGIKLPDLFIPVAEMTGQITQLTQIVIETGFHFIRSLGNTLSFSLNISANSFRDQSLTNVLVSACQACDLPPERVILELTETATLEDPEQAKQILSRLRTEGFKLSLDDFGNNNVSMSLLANLPFTELKIDKSLVSTLEASSKSRKVIASTLKLAESLKMETIAEGIENTLAAIGLRELGCRYGQGYYFARPMDQETALHWLQGWNRQF
- a CDS encoding bifunctional diguanylate cyclase/phosphodiesterase, with amino-acid sequence MISIRYYNYFDEDLLRARYFSLLPYVPVVIVAAVVAMLTQISVFHSTEPFLWSFVIPGLLTVVSAGVFVYWFFHRKEQPDIAIVRRRLQFFASLLVVAGITTIICDLHLLQHSAGYSRYFLIVQMTLYGICFPFLLVSLGRPAYIYNLMLITTTVFYLLYADVEYAQPFAFMILVFEAGMLAAMHRRNKGFDSLVFSSLHAQQLAIENARLANVDILTGLPNRRQFFAAIKAQSLDHLKTTGMRFAIGIIDLDRFKLVNDSHGHRVGDLVLIEIARRLSEYDDCHQPISFYRLGGDEFAFHKHFGGDEAGLKSLGQALIALIEQPVSVDGLVFHLSASTGIAVFPDVDDSTEKLYEYADYALYQAKNSGRGHPELFSPQHLGSLQARTQTERALRTANIRQEFSTVFQPIVNTTANRPVAFECLARWHSPVIGEVTPNEFIPVAESIGLISNITLVLFEKAIQAMRDWPEQVGLSFNLSANDITNDKVIHDLIQMIAGSGVEAQRFTFELTETALLQDYLSTRNNIELLRQAGVALALDDFGTGYSSLSHVQGLPLNKIKVDRSFVHDIETNPKSKMIVSSILVLCRGIGIDCVVEGAESRSQIELLQAMGCHIIQGFYYAQPMNAQAIPAFLATTSSPR
- a CDS encoding bifunctional diguanylate cyclase/phosphodiesterase; translation: MLFFRTTSHELLRARYNSLLKDVPVAIFMAMSALSIQMLVLKDSVDWKLAIAGPAFRMLICAGMLLYWFRHRNEHPPTHAIHRRLDIGSCILIFAGLVTFWRSLYIYPLTDNFGHYYLIFHNTLYGFCFAFILRKIGTAAYLYNLVMITSAIACVFIGHIEHAYLIALLIVVFEVGMLLAMHASGTVFDQWVNATYETQALLKDNQRLANQDVLTQLPNRRQFFVQVEQELILARQTSQCFAVGILDLDNFKPVNDVHGHHIGDLVLVEVGKRLAQIRPDEVRFYRLGGDEFAFHLVTDDEHASLRQIAYEINQAISQPISIDGLRIVIKASMGACIVCDQQTSAQTLYEHADFALYHVKRTERGNLEIYSDTLEKERQQLNRIDQALRAADIHAELFPVFQPIIDIDTGEVGAFESLARWRSPTLGDVSPVLFIPVAESLGMITDITKLMFRRAIHCMTHWPEEIRLSFNLSAYDVTNQAVIEDLISMMQTSHLRPGRFVFEITETALLQDFETARENIKRLRQAGAKVALDDFGTGYSSLSHVQHLPLDKLKIDRSFIKDIETNTTSQTIVRSILALCQGMHMECVAEGAETESQVRFLQAMGCQWVQGYYFAKPMSEAEIQAYLGHAATPIA
- a CDS encoding response regulator — protein: MASILIIEDNAMNMRLAQLILETAGHEVLQAVNAQEGMEIARSQSPAMILMDIQLPGMDGLTATQLLKKDADTRHIKIVALTAFAMKGDEEKMRAAGCDGYIAKPIRYKAFLETIEALL
- a CDS encoding response regulator; its protein translation is MKPRKNEFWALESVIIYGFISFFALLVLLGITSMIYLQRFSENSSWVTHTHAVISKLDHGLNFFNQLEVAQRGFLLTGDVSSIGRRDAALADLQKEISQLAVLTKDNTFQQQQITQLRRLIDRRILYFYQLNELARAMPADKLKELLRKDFIRKEEMLEIRGVFNAMSLEEQGLLSTRTQSEQEHAKDLLILFAVMSIAILIFFPLLLWRIQRDLNIRKQASVVQKRLTDILDASPDLIANANLQGDYFYLNKGGRKLLGIGEDEDITSQPVSRMRPQWAIELIHNKGIPTALSNGFWSGETAFITRAGTEIPVSQVVVVHRNAEGVPTHLSTVARNVSDFKQIQYDLTHAAVYDQTHSEVLRLFNANYDRAHILPNMLEILARNHAFPVSAVYGYDEWSGFYRLESAHAAPVDILNEFKLGHGVIGEAIQNNQTLILSELDELPSLTIETGLMSFKPKDIIICPVTYQEKRLAVLVLAASKTLTERDQTFIERLSAQLGVALHNIQQYGDLKLLAEQLRLRSEEIGLKNEQLLEADRMKSEFLATMSHELRTPLNAIIGFSEILRDGLIGQLTDKQKAYVNDIFESGQHLLSLINDVLDLSKIEAGRMVLEVEIIDPRALLQNCLSIIKEKAVAQRVQLQTEVSEALGAAWLDARKVKQIVYNLLSNAVKFTPEGGQVTLRAQLVEREAILAKTRHISGSHISGLGNDTPFIEIAITDTGIGIEPQDIPRLFQPFVQVESTLSRRFEGTGLGLALVRKLAEMHGGAVAVTSTPGKGSTFTVWLQYKSSSPETASGPMATADGMRPLPSSEPPHVLVLEDDDRAADLIRLQLEADHCKVTRAATAEIALAILAGDPPPDLITLDILLPGMDGWEFLSKLKADKRLAHVPVVILSIVADSNRGLSLGAAQVLQKPVSAEDLQTALCKLGFVKPVDQQPGLNVLVVDDDPKAVEIISTYLEHANHAVLRAYSGSEAIHIAKSQTPDLIVLDLMMPEISGFEVVEDLKLDKRTAKIPIIIVTSKFLTPDERQMLKGQVLAVLEKSEFNHGNFISEVHRALAGKRGRQAPRKNKGKHGKHTDH
- a CDS encoding HD domain-containing phosphohydrolase, which produces MKVTRKTILIVDDEATNRTYLETLLSAEGYATLQAQDGKMAYDMILAHRPDLILLDAMMPVLDGFELAEQLKSHQTTKIIPIIMLTALADRESKMRALQCGVEEFVTKPVDRAELWIRVRNLLRLKEYNDFLADYSHTLEEQVEERTAQLVASYFDSMFSIMRAAEFRDEETGAHIHRIAFFCKELAADLGMPADFIDTIYHASPLHDVGKIGIPDHILLKPGPHTAEEWAIMKTHSALGDSILGHGKGTSPFMMMGAEIALNHHERWDGSGYPNGLKGEEIPLSARIMMMSDVYDALRSKRPYKPAFTHEHAVKIIMEGDGRTQPVHFDPMILDAFKKLSARFRDIFEEHADPAA